The genomic interval GCCTGTATTTAGGTACAGAACTAGGTTTTCATAACCGGCATTCGGTAGAAGATTATGACCGCACATCTATCATCAACCGGGTGATTGATGAAGATGATCCCCTAGTTTTTGAAAATTACCAGGCTCTGATCAGTACTGTACGCCTGGCGTATACGCCTAAGCAGCGGTTTATGAGCGAACCTAACCAGAAAGTAGTATTAGGCAGCAAGTTTCCTACTTTCAGCATCAGCCACCGGAGAGGCTGGAACGGCTTATTGACGAGCGACGTAAATTTTGATTATATAGAACTAGGCATTGAACAAAACCTGCTGCTGGGTACATTGGGCAATTCCAGATATGCGCTGATGGCCGGAAAGTTTGTAAATACGAAAAACCTGCCCTATGTAGACCTGAAGCGCTTCCGCCAGTCAGACCCATATTTGTATTCCGATCCGCTCCATTCCTTCCAACTATTGGACACTTCCCTTTCAGCCACCGGGCTTTTTCTGGAAGGCCATTATATTCATCATTTCAACGGAGCCATGATCAATAACCTGCCATTGATCAAAAAAACCAAGATCCGTACGGTCGCTGGTGCCGGTGCGATGTGGATTCAGCAAAGTAATTATAGATATGAAGAAGTATTTGGAGGTATTGAGCGGATATTTAAACTCGGTGCCAGGCGAAGGCTGCGGCTAGGCGTATATGGTGTAATTTCACAAACCAATCACAGGGCTCCGGAAACAGGCTACAAAATCTCCTTCGATATTATTGATACCTGGAAACGGGAATGGAGTTATTAATATTTCGATTGTTGTTAGTTGGTTGTTATTGGTTGTTAGGCAGACATTACGAATTAGATGCAAGGTAATGACTAAAAATTAACAGAAATAAATTTAGCCCGTTTGATTAAATACACTCATTCCGTACAGGAATATTATGGGTCTCCAGTTTTGCTTTGAGTGCAAGCCAAGTTTTATCTCTTAAAGTTCCAGCCGGATAGAGTGCCGTTCTGAAATCTTTGGTAATCATCCGCAAACAATTAGGTAAATTCCCACGTGTTTCAAATACAATTTCATGTATATCTGCCAGTCTGTATGCTTTGTTTATCCAGATCAGGTTATGATTATTTACCACAAAATAAGTCTGTGATACTTTATAATAATGCATTTGCCAGGAAAGGAAAAAGAACCAATATAAAGCAACTAACACTAAAAATAACCCTCCCCAGTCTGTCTTTAAATGATCAGTTATAATAAACGTATAGACAATCGTACCAAATATTAGCCAAAGGCTTATTCTCTTTAATGAAAGGAACTGATTTCCTTTGAAGGTATCGAACCATTCCTGGCTGAATTCGGATGTGTGAATCTGTAGTATTTTTTTCCTGGAATAACTTTTATTATCAATTACAATCGTTTTTAAAAACGTTTTTATTTCCCATGCATTCTGATACATACTGTCATATATGTACCTGGTTTGCCCGTTACCAAATTGCAACTTGGCAGACTCCATATCATAACTAAAGAAAACTGAAAAACTTCTTTTGCCTGTAAATTCAATATGTTTCAAATCGGCCGACAAAAAAATCTCTTTATTAAATGAAATACTACTTGAATCAACCTGTATGATAGGGGCATTCTTATAATGTAAGTAAACACTATAATAGGACAAATAATAAAATCCTATACTAAAAATGGGCACGAAATATAATTTTAGACTGAAACCATTTTCTTTATTCTCCACAAATAAAAACAGCAACAGTGTTGTGCCAATGACAAAAAAGAAAAGGCAGGAGAAAATAATTATAAAGTAGAATTTAACTATATGTCTTCTAGAAAGTAGGGGTGTCATAAAATGGCTTACTAATAAAGGCCTGGCAACAGCAAGTCTTTTCTGGTTTATTAAAATATCATGGGAAAGTAATCCAGCTTACATTCATGCTTTTTACTAAAACCGCATGCCAATTACTAGCACGTCATCAATCTGTTTGGTTTCTCCGCGCCAGCTATTAAAAGCCTGTTGAAGCTGTTCTTGCTGTGTAGCTATTCTTTCAGATTGGATGGATAAGAGTAGTTCCTGAAAAGGTTTATAGCGGAATTTCTTACCTTCTGGACCGCCAAACTGGTCGGCAAAACCGTCAGTAAATATATAGACAGCATCGCCAGGCAATATTTCGAATGAATGATTGGTAAAGGGAGTTGTTTGCTTGCCAGGATACACTCCAATGGGTTGTTTGTCAGCCTTTATCTCCGTGACTTGTCCCTGCCGGATGAAATACATAGGATTAAAAGCTCCGGCATATTCCAATGTCTGTCTTTCCTGATCATAGCTGCATAAGGCAATATCCAGTCCTTCTTTGGCCTCTTCCGGATTTCCGCTTTGTGCTAATGCCTTAATTACACCTTTTCTTAAAGTATCCAGTATCGCTCCAGGCTGAGTGATCCCTTTTTCATTTACCGTTTCGCTGAGCAGGGAACTGGCGATCATGCTCATAAATGCACCTGGCACCCCATGACCAGTACAATCAGCAGCAGCAATAACAGATTTGCCATTTTTGTGAGAAAACCAGTAAAAATCACCGCTTACAATATCTTTAGGAAGGTAGAATATAAAACTATCCGGTAAATGCTGCCGGATCAGGTCCTTTGATGGCAAAATAGCTAGCTGTATTCGTTTAGCATAATTAATACTCTGCGTAATGCTCTTATTCTTATGCTCAATTATATCTTTTTGCTCCAGCAATTGTGTATTTGTTTGCGCCAAGGCCATCCTGGCCATAATTTCTTTAATTGTGAGCGAATACCTGGTCTGAATCAATATAATGGTAAACACAGCAACTGTTGCCGTTAACATACCCCCATTTAACAAAATCTGTTCTAATGTAAGCTGGCTGAATAAAGCAAAAAAGATAATATTTGCAACGATAGATAAAACGACCATTAACACGGAATACACTGGTTTCCAGAGTACCAGCATGCCTACGCCAATAAATAAAGCAATATAGGCAAATGTATGTTTCTGAATATCCGCTGCTCCCATTACAGAATACATGTACGCGTTCTGCAGGGAAATACCGATTACAGGTACAAATATCAACGCTTCTGCGCTTAACCTTAATTGTTTTTTTAATATAAGCGCCAGAACCGTTAGTAAAGCAACGCCAATCCTGATGGTGAAAAAGATTTTCCAGTAAGCTGGCAATGTAAAATAATCGCCAATTACCCAAATGGGATTTAGTACAATAGCGACCCAGCAGCCAATTACATGATATTTTTGAGCTGTTTGTCTAAGCTCTTCCTGCCAGTCAGCAGAGAAGTTTAATGATACTTGTTCAGCCATGTTTTGTAGGGAAAGTAACTATAGAAATTCAACGATAAATTTCTAAAAGAGCAGATAACACTGATGCTATATGAAGTTACAAATACATATATAAGACATTGCCTTTTTATGATTCCTGTTTAGCAGGCTGGATTCATACGCTTGTAATAAATGAGTTGTAATGCGTATAAATTAAAAAACATATGCCCGTTTTATCATGGCAATAAGAGGTTGTGAATAAATTTATTAAACCGATCCTTCACAAATTTCAGCGATCGTTAATCATGCCCTGAATGTGGCAGAATATAATTATAGGTATGTACTAATTTTACCGAACGCAAGTGCATCACCTACCTGTTAATGAGAGTTTCTGAGAGTATTGCCCTACAATCACAATTAAGCAATAATATATTGGGCAGTTATAATTTGCTTCAAATCTTTTGCTTAAACCAATTCATCACAGAACCGTTTATTATAAAATATACATTCTTAGGCATATTATGTTTTGCATATAACACTCAGTAAAAATTATAATAAAAGCGCCAATGAATTGATATAACTAACATTTAACTCAATTATAATTTATTTGGTTGATTACACATGTGTGTCATATTATTATGGAATAAACTTTTATTTCATGCTTTTATCCACAGGTAAATTTTTTATTCAAAAGATTAATTAAAACAATATTTATGAAAAAATAAATATTTAACTGTAAATCAGATATTTACAAAGAGAGAAAATAATTATAATACAATTTTATATTTCTATATAACAACTACTGAATTGATTTAATCCAAATTTTTTTCTAACAAATAAAATAATCTAAAATTATCCTCGTTCTCATAGAGAATTTTTAACCCTTAAATCCTTAATTACAATGAAAAAATTATTTTTCACCGTTGCCTTAGCGGCAGCTTTTATGACAGCACAAGCACAGGACGACACAAAATCTACATCTGGAGAGACTCAACCCAAAACTCAGACTGAAACAAGCCCAACTAAAAAGTCTGATAAAAAGATGGATAAGAGTTCAGATGATGCGAAGTCTACCTCTGGCGCAGGAACTACAACTGATACAACATTATCAGCTCCAACTACACCGGTAGATACTACCCGTAAAAAACCTGAAGATGAAGAATAGGGAATTACTTGCCTGCCTGGCAGGTAAATAATTTATTGCTTTTACGGAATAGAATCTAATGCGTCAGTACCTATTAAAAGGAATAACCGTTTCTATTCTATATGATACCAGATGGTAAATTACCATCTGGTATTTTTTCGTTTAAATCCTCACCGTTTACCATACTAGCCTGCCATAGTTTCTGAGCTTTCCTTACCTAAGGGTATTTCAATTTGTTATATTGCCTGACATTCCCTAACGCCTGCAATATGATTTCTCAACCGAAAATTTCTGTATTTCTGATCATTCTGATAGGTGCTTGCCTCATTCAATGTAAACAGGATGTGGACCATCAAAACAATAACCTGCCATCGTTGATGGCAGAAGTAGAAAGCATCTCTGGAAAAAAACAATATCTTGCCTCCCCATTTGTAACCGCAGGTGACAGGGTATACATGGTCGGCCATCAGGATGGGCAGTTTCCCGATTTAGGCTGGCATGTTACCGGCGAAATGGGAGGTATATGGAACCATCCCATCAAATTAATGGACGGATTTACTGTTTCACTGCAAGCCAATGGGCAATCCTATTGCTTAGCGCAGGCAGATACTTTTGTAAATTATCCATTTGCCAATAAACATATTTATCACTCTACTCCTGCCGGAATCAGGGTGGAACGGTTTCAGTTTGTACCCGATAGCATACAGGCTATTCTTGTAGAATTCACTTTATATAACGAATCCTCTGTAGAGAAAGAAATTGTATTTGAGTTCAATGGAATGGTCGATTTACGCCCCGTATGGCTGGGTGAACGGACGAACATGAATGATGCCGGAGATTTTTCCAGCTGGGATGAAGCAACCAAAAGTATGGTAGCCAAAGACAGCAGCAATAGCTGGTATGTAGTATATGGGTCTACCCTTTCACCTCAAAAGCACCAGATTGGTAGCCAAACGTGTGATTTTAAACGTATAGGCAAAGGCACCAATGCATCACTAAGTTACTCTTTACATATTCCTCCCAAGGGAAGTATAAGCTTACCCATAACTATTGCTGGCTCTTACCAGTCACTGGAAGATGCAAAAGCAGCATTTGAAAAGGTTCAGAAAAATCCTGTTCAATTATTACAACAGAAAAAAGCCAGGTACGCAACCATTGCTCAAACGGCACAATTAACGATTCCGGATAAAAATCTCGAACAAGCATTCCGGTGGGTAAAATATAATACAGACTGGCTTGTGAGAGATGTGCCTGAAACAGGCCGGGGTTTAACAGCGGGTTTACCGGATTATCCCTGGTGGTTTGGTGCAGATAGTGAATATGCCTTACAGGGAGCCATTGCTACCGGACGAAAAGATCTGGTATACCAGACAATTGATGCGCTCTATCAGATATCCGAAAATGCGAATGGAAACGGACGCATCATTCATGAAGTTTCTACCAATGGTGCTGTATTTAATCCCGGAAACATCAATGAAACACCCCAGTTTGCTTCTCTTATCTGGTTTGTATACCAATGGACAGGCGACAAAGCTTTTTTGCAGAAATATTATCCGGTTGTAAAAAAAGGGTTAGACTGGCTGTTGAGGGAAAATGATACAGATAAAAATCTCTTGCCGGATGGTTTTGGTATGATGGAAATTCATGGCCTAAACAGTGAAATGATAGACGTGGCAGTGTACACACAAAAGGCTTTTGCTAATGCTGCACAAATGGCGGAACTCATGGGTGAAAAAGAAATTGCCAGCTCGTATCGTAACAAGGCGGATACTTTACGCAAAAAAATCAATTCTGAATTCTGGGTACCTGAAGCCAATTCTTACGCAGATTTTGTGGGTACGGCTACACAAGCCAGTCACCTGATAAATGATGCGATTGTCCGGGCAGATACACTGAAAAAGCCATGGGCAGTGAAAGAATTACAGGAAACTAAAAATAAAGTAAAAAATTATCCGGCAACAAAAAAACAAGGTTTTGTACTCCACCATAACTGGGTTGTAAACACACCTATGGAAACTGGGATTGCCGACACAAGTAAAGCATTATCCGCTCTAGAAACCGGAAGCCAGTTTGTAAATCCTTATGGCATGTTTGTAACCGGCATAGACCGGGATGAAAGTGCCGGTAAAGATGAAAGCTCCTTTGCAGCTGGTAAAAAGATATTTTCATATACCGGGGCAGTTATGACCTTACCTACAGGTGTTCAGGCTATTTCTGAGAATAATTATGGTCGTCCGGATAAAGCCTTGGATTATCTGCAACGCATGACTAAAACATTTGGCTATGCCTTCCGGGGTCTATTTATGAAGTATCGCCGGATTATGGGATGACTACACAAGCCTGGAATATTTACAGTTATGCTGTTCCAATTATAATCCAATTTTTTGGCATTAAACCCAGGGCTTTTGAAAAAACAATCTACATTCAGCCACAGATGCCTTCCGGATGGGAAAATGCTAAGTTAAATAATAGCTTGGTAGGTGATAATTCAATCTCTATCTCTTACCAGCGTAAAGCAAATTCCCTGCAATTTGATATAAAGCAAAGCAAATCTGACTGGAAACTAGTACTCGCTTTTCCGGCAGGGAAGTATAATCAATGGCAGGTAAATGGAAAAACAGAATCCCCTCATACACAAGATAATTTGCAATTTTTAGAGATAAGTGGGCAAAAGGCACAATTAATTTTGAAGTAAAATTTTAGACCAGTCACTCTAAAAACCACCAGATAATCTGGTTTAAAAGGAGTTTTTTTAGTGTTCCTTCTGGCTGTTTATTCAAAGTAAATCCATATGATTTTTAACTTTCTTTGTAGCTAATAAAGTCTTTAAGCAATTCAAAAAATAGAGGTAACTAGTATTTGAATATTTTTAGATAATAAGGCTGTTATAAATTCATTTATATTTTTTCCATTATATGTATTTAGCCTTATTATTTATAATACAATACATATTAAGTCAATAAAAAAACCCTCATCATTTAATTTAACATCACAAGATATGTAATATATTTTCTAAACAAAAAGTCATATAATTTCTACTGCGAATTACAAAAAGCCATGTATCATATTACTATAGTTCAATTTTTAATAGAGCTGTAAATTGCGGCTTATACTCCAAAAACCATAAATAAGGTAGGTTACTTTTTTAAAAATAATAGTATTAATCTTAAAAATCTTACATAATACAGTTTGGTAAGATATTTGAGATAAAGAAAACTATCTATAAACAGATTTTTTATGAACAACCAGGTACACAGAATCAAAACCATTGAAAAGATTAATACTTCTATTAATGAATGCCGTACAACTGAGCAGGTAGTTAGTATTGAACAATTTCTGGATTTGTATTACAAAGTATTTCCGTTCGACCCACAATTTTTCAAGCAGGAATGGACGCTGGATACGCAGTTAAAAAACCGGAAGAAACACCTGGCTTTGCTCGATGATTCGGACTTTAGCTTAAGTGAGCAGAAAATGAGTTTACAGCGTTTGGATGCGTATGTACAGTCTGTATCTTTCAATAAATTAAGAAAAGAGTGGAAAGATCTGCGTTCACAACTCATTGGCATTGACACAAGCCGTTATCCTGCCTTGAGCGAAAACATTATTCATCTGCAATCTATGGAATATGGTAGCCTGCTGGTACAGGAAGTTCAGGATATGATCTATAAATTCAAACAGCGGATTTCCCCTCTATTTATGATGGTAAAACTTTACAACAAATAATTCAGACGGTAACAGCTGTTTCATAAAAGCCTTTACTGAAAAAGTAAAGGCTTTTATGTTATTTTTTTCAGATCCTTCGCCAGTTGCCTGGCAATTTCTTTGCTTTCCGGGTCATATACCCAATAGTTGTCGAAGAGTTCTACAATGGCTGGATTTGCCTGTGTTGTAATAGTAAGGCTGTGAAAGCGGGTACCTTTTTTTTGCTCGGCTTTCATGCGTTTGATCAGTTCATCCCGCATCTCATACATAATA from Rhodocytophaga rosea carries:
- a CDS encoding PP2C family protein-serine/threonine phosphatase, with the translated sequence MAEQVSLNFSADWQEELRQTAQKYHVIGCWVAIVLNPIWVIGDYFTLPAYWKIFFTIRIGVALLTVLALILKKQLRLSAEALIFVPVIGISLQNAYMYSVMGAADIQKHTFAYIALFIGVGMLVLWKPVYSVLMVVLSIVANIIFFALFSQLTLEQILLNGGMLTATVAVFTIILIQTRYSLTIKEIMARMALAQTNTQLLEQKDIIEHKNKSITQSINYAKRIQLAILPSKDLIRQHLPDSFIFYLPKDIVSGDFYWFSHKNGKSVIAAADCTGHGVPGAFMSMIASSLLSETVNEKGITQPGAILDTLRKGVIKALAQSGNPEEAKEGLDIALCSYDQERQTLEYAGAFNPMYFIRQGQVTEIKADKQPIGVYPGKQTTPFTNHSFEILPGDAVYIFTDGFADQFGGPEGKKFRYKPFQELLLSIQSERIATQQEQLQQAFNSWRGETKQIDDVLVIGMRF
- a CDS encoding alpha-L-rhamnosidase-related protein, with the protein product MISQPKISVFLIILIGACLIQCKQDVDHQNNNLPSLMAEVESISGKKQYLASPFVTAGDRVYMVGHQDGQFPDLGWHVTGEMGGIWNHPIKLMDGFTVSLQANGQSYCLAQADTFVNYPFANKHIYHSTPAGIRVERFQFVPDSIQAILVEFTLYNESSVEKEIVFEFNGMVDLRPVWLGERTNMNDAGDFSSWDEATKSMVAKDSSNSWYVVYGSTLSPQKHQIGSQTCDFKRIGKGTNASLSYSLHIPPKGSISLPITIAGSYQSLEDAKAAFEKVQKNPVQLLQQKKARYATIAQTAQLTIPDKNLEQAFRWVKYNTDWLVRDVPETGRGLTAGLPDYPWWFGADSEYALQGAIATGRKDLVYQTIDALYQISENANGNGRIIHEVSTNGAVFNPGNINETPQFASLIWFVYQWTGDKAFLQKYYPVVKKGLDWLLRENDTDKNLLPDGFGMMEIHGLNSEMIDVAVYTQKAFANAAQMAELMGEKEIASSYRNKADTLRKKINSEFWVPEANSYADFVGTATQASHLINDAIVRADTLKKPWAVKELQETKNKVKNYPATKKQGFVLHHNWVVNTPMETGIADTSKALSALETGSQFVNPYGMFVTGIDRDESAGKDESSFAAGKKIFSYTGAVMTLPTGVQAISENNYGRPDKALDYLQRMTKTFGYAFRGLFMKYRRIMG